A part of Jiangella alba genomic DNA contains:
- a CDS encoding WhiB family transcriptional regulator yields the protein MDWRHRAACRDEDPELFFPIGNTGPALLQIEEAKTVCRRCDVRESCLSWALESGQDAGVWGGLSEDERRALKRRNARARARAY from the coding sequence ATGGATTGGCGCCACCGTGCCGCCTGTCGAGACGAGGACCCAGAGCTGTTCTTCCCCATCGGGAACACCGGGCCCGCGCTGCTCCAGATCGAGGAGGCCAAGACCGTCTGCCGCCGCTGCGACGTGCGCGAGTCCTGCCTGAGCTGGGCTCTCGAGAGCGGCCAGGACGCCGGCGTGTGGGGCGGGCTGTCCGAGGACGAGCGTCGTGCCCTGAAGCGTCGCAACGCCCGAGCCCGCGCGCGAGCCTACTGA
- a CDS encoding sensor histidine kinase codes for MPSLNDVVQRHTDLSEADLDWLHALIADWQLLADLSFADLVLWVPDRDDDGYRAVAQMRPTTGPTAYVEDLVGTYLAKGRRPLIDTAYAEGVIRREGDPEWWDDVPVRVEAIPVRHDGRVIAVIGRHTNLIAVRTPSRLELSYLECGSQLATLITEGRFPHSTRTDMGRRGAPRVGDGLVRLDADGQALYASPNAVSVYRRLGLAADLVGHHLGKATATLAPPPGARDEPLEDVLGGRQHVRTEIEGNGTVMTLRIIPLDPGGQHVGALALCRDVTEVRRRERELLTKDATIREIHHRVKNNLQTVAALLRLQSRRIASPEGRAALDEAVRRVGSIAIVHETLSQTVDDTVAFDDVADRLLGMVAEVAATTSDVRATRSGTFGILAAETATPLAMTLTEVLQNAVEHGLGRRGGAVLLTAERSDGRLLVTIDDDGVGLPPGFDAATAGNLGLQIVRTLVVGELAGTLDIGPRSGGGTRVVLDLPVEAESPR; via the coding sequence GTGCCGTCGCTCAACGACGTCGTCCAGCGTCACACCGATCTCTCCGAGGCCGACCTCGACTGGTTGCATGCCCTCATCGCCGACTGGCAGCTGCTGGCCGACCTCTCCTTCGCCGACCTCGTCCTCTGGGTGCCCGACCGCGACGACGACGGCTACCGCGCCGTGGCCCAGATGCGCCCGACCACCGGCCCGACCGCCTACGTCGAGGATCTCGTCGGGACGTACCTCGCGAAGGGCCGCCGGCCGCTCATCGACACCGCCTACGCCGAGGGCGTCATCCGCCGCGAGGGCGACCCGGAGTGGTGGGACGACGTCCCGGTGCGGGTCGAGGCCATCCCGGTGCGCCACGACGGCCGCGTCATCGCCGTCATCGGCCGGCACACCAACCTCATCGCGGTCCGCACGCCGAGCCGCCTGGAACTGTCCTACCTCGAGTGCGGCAGCCAGCTGGCCACGCTGATCACCGAGGGCCGGTTCCCGCACTCCACCCGCACCGACATGGGCCGCCGCGGCGCGCCCCGGGTCGGCGACGGACTGGTCCGCCTCGACGCCGACGGCCAGGCGCTCTACGCCAGCCCCAACGCCGTCTCCGTGTACCGGCGCCTCGGCCTCGCCGCGGACCTCGTCGGCCATCACCTGGGCAAGGCGACCGCCACGCTGGCGCCGCCGCCGGGCGCGCGCGACGAGCCGCTGGAGGACGTGCTCGGCGGGCGGCAGCACGTGCGCACCGAGATCGAGGGCAACGGCACCGTCATGACGCTGCGGATCATCCCGCTCGACCCCGGCGGGCAGCACGTCGGCGCGCTGGCGCTGTGCCGCGACGTCACCGAGGTGCGGCGGCGCGAGCGGGAGCTGCTGACCAAGGACGCCACGATCCGCGAGATCCACCACCGGGTGAAGAACAACCTGCAGACGGTCGCGGCGCTGCTGCGGCTGCAGTCGCGGCGCATCGCGTCGCCGGAGGGGCGTGCGGCGCTGGACGAGGCGGTGCGCCGGGTCGGCTCGATCGCCATCGTGCACGAGACGCTGTCGCAGACCGTCGACGACACCGTCGCGTTCGACGACGTCGCCGACCGCCTGCTCGGCATGGTCGCCGAGGTCGCCGCCACCACGTCGGACGTGCGGGCGACGCGGTCGGGGACGTTCGGCATCCTGGCGGCCGAGACCGCGACGCCGCTGGCGATGACGCTGACCGAGGTGCTGCAGAACGCCGTCGAGCACGGCCTCGGCCGGCGTGGCGGGGCGGTGCTGCTGACGGCGGAACGGTCGGACGGCCGGCTGCTCGTCACCATCGACGACGACGGCGTCGGCCTGCCGCCCGGCTTCGACGCGGCCACCGCCGGGAACCTCGGGCTGCAGATCGTCCGGACCCTGGTGGTGGGGGAGCTGGCCGGGACGCTCGACATCGGGCCGCGCTCCGGCGGCGGCACCCGGGTCGTGCTGGACCTCCCGGTCGAGGCCGAGTCGCCCCGCTGA